In one Vibrio rarus genomic region, the following are encoded:
- the cysD gene encoding sulfate adenylyltransferase subunit CysD — MDTARLTHLKTLEAESIQIIREVTAEFENPVMLYSIGKDSSVLLHLARKAFYPARVPFPLLHVDTNWKFKQMIEFRDQLAEKYDLDLIVHKNQRGLDMDISPFTHGSAKHTDIMKTEGLKQALNQHGFDAAFGGARRDEEKSRAKERVYSFRDQNHRWDPKNQRPELWQVYNARVDKGESIRVFPLSNWTELDIWQYIYLENIDMVPLYFAKERPVVERDGTLIMVDDERMPLQPGETPQMKKVRFRTLGCYPLTGAIESKAETLPEIIQEMLLTATSERQGRVIDNDSSGSMEKKKMEGYF; from the coding sequence ATGGACACGGCTCGACTTACCCACTTAAAAACTCTAGAAGCTGAATCAATTCAGATCATCCGAGAAGTTACTGCTGAGTTTGAAAACCCAGTCATGCTTTACTCTATTGGCAAGGATTCGTCCGTTTTGCTTCATCTTGCGCGCAAAGCCTTTTACCCTGCGCGCGTGCCATTTCCACTTTTGCATGTTGATACCAACTGGAAATTTAAGCAGATGATAGAGTTCCGTGACCAACTAGCGGAAAAATATGATCTTGACCTTATTGTGCATAAAAACCAGCGCGGATTAGACATGGACATCAGTCCGTTTACCCATGGCAGTGCCAAACATACTGACATAATGAAAACGGAAGGGTTGAAACAAGCATTAAACCAACACGGCTTTGATGCTGCATTTGGTGGAGCACGTCGCGATGAAGAAAAATCACGCGCCAAAGAACGTGTGTACTCTTTTAGAGATCAAAACCATCGCTGGGACCCAAAAAATCAACGCCCAGAATTGTGGCAAGTGTATAACGCGCGTGTCGATAAAGGAGAAAGCATTCGCGTATTCCCTCTTTCTAATTGGACTGAACTGGATATCTGGCAATACATCTACTTAGAAAATATCGATATGGTGCCACTGTATTTTGCCAAAGAGCGCCCTGTAGTGGAACGTGATGGCACTTTGATCATGGTCGATGATGAACGTATGCCATTACAACCTGGTGAAACACCGCAAATGAAAAAAGTACGTTTCCGTACCCTTGGTTGCTACCCATTAACAGGCGCCATTGAATCTAAAGCCGAAACCCTCCCAGAAATTATCCAAGAAATGCTGTTAACGGCCACCTCGGAACGGCAAGGCCGCGTCATAGACAACGACTCTTCCGGCTCGATGGAGAAAAAGAAAATGGAAGGTTACTTCTAA
- a CDS encoding heme ABC transporter ATP-binding protein, giving the protein MVNPVVKCRNICVKIGHKSILDQVNIEFNAGEFTVLLGPNGTGKSTLLKTLSNEIPHTGQHFLFGKPIQEWDKKTLAKQFGVLPQSSTLTFNFTAQEVVELGGITLSGGQKHIAEVAQQNMVKTGVWHLADRLYPTLSGGEKQRVHFARVLTQLSASQHHNVLFLDEPTSALDLSHQHNTLKLAKQQAEQGACVVAVLHDLNLASQYADRVLVLNKGNIVADGTPWQVLTAQTIEDIYHWKTQILPHPTQQHPIVLSAS; this is encoded by the coding sequence ATGGTCAACCCTGTAGTTAAATGCCGTAATATTTGCGTCAAGATTGGGCATAAGTCCATTTTAGATCAGGTCAACATTGAATTTAATGCGGGTGAATTTACCGTATTACTCGGCCCTAATGGCACCGGAAAAAGCACTTTACTTAAAACACTAAGTAACGAAATCCCTCACACTGGCCAGCACTTTTTGTTTGGAAAACCTATCCAAGAGTGGGATAAAAAAACACTGGCTAAGCAATTTGGCGTATTGCCCCAATCCAGTACGCTCACCTTTAACTTTACCGCTCAAGAAGTAGTAGAGTTAGGAGGGATCACCCTCTCTGGTGGGCAAAAACACATAGCAGAGGTCGCGCAACAAAATATGGTCAAAACTGGGGTGTGGCATCTGGCTGATCGGCTCTACCCCACTTTATCTGGTGGTGAAAAGCAACGAGTGCATTTTGCAAGAGTGTTAACCCAGCTTAGTGCCAGCCAACACCATAACGTCCTTTTTCTGGATGAACCCACTTCCGCTCTGGATTTAAGCCACCAGCACAACACATTAAAGTTAGCCAAACAGCAAGCAGAGCAAGGGGCTTGTGTGGTCGCAGTACTGCACGATTTAAACCTCGCTTCACAATATGCCGATAGAGTGCTGGTATTAAATAAAGGCAATATCGTAGCCGATGGTACTCCTTGGCAAGTGCTTACTGCGCAAACCATTGAAGACATTTATCATTGGAAAACTCAAATATTGCCACACCCAACACAACAACACCCTATTGTGTTGTCCGCAAGCTAA
- a CDS encoding FecCD family ABC transporter permease, with the protein MNFASSFKLPIPLLLGSSLVVVYLASILSISVGPMDISFGQSMKALLPNWNLFGLDNHSLPAHVHMIVQQVRLPRTLLAIAIGGILAICGAVMQGLFRNPLADPGIIGVSAGAALGAALAIVVFGSLANSYPQLLMFGTVPLFSFLGGAITTLVVYQLGTSPTGTSVTMMLLAGVAIGALSGAMLGLLNYYADDQALRDLSLWTMGSLAGANFSGVTFACAVLLILGVLFYRDAANLNALLLGEAEASHLGIEVQKLKRRLILLTAAGVGVTVSLAGMIGFIGLIVPHLGRMIAGPNHKVLLPLSTVLGALLLLISDMLSRVLVAPLEIPVGIITAVLGAPFFLWLLISQKGRI; encoded by the coding sequence ATGAATTTTGCGTCTTCTTTTAAGTTGCCCATACCGTTATTACTAGGCAGCTCGCTCGTGGTGGTCTATCTGGCCAGTATCTTGTCCATAAGTGTTGGACCTATGGATATCAGCTTTGGCCAAAGCATGAAAGCCCTGTTACCTAATTGGAACCTGTTTGGCTTAGATAACCACTCTCTGCCTGCACACGTACATATGATTGTGCAGCAAGTGCGTTTACCTCGAACTCTATTAGCCATTGCTATTGGTGGCATCTTAGCCATTTGCGGTGCTGTAATGCAGGGGCTGTTTCGTAATCCATTAGCGGATCCGGGCATCATTGGCGTCTCTGCCGGTGCCGCATTAGGCGCGGCATTAGCCATTGTGGTATTTGGTTCCCTTGCCAACAGTTATCCGCAGTTGCTCATGTTTGGCACTGTTCCTCTGTTCTCTTTTTTAGGGGGCGCCATAACCACATTGGTGGTGTATCAGTTAGGCACCTCTCCCACTGGCACCTCGGTCACTATGATGCTGTTGGCGGGCGTGGCCATTGGCGCGTTGTCCGGCGCTATGTTAGGGCTACTCAATTATTACGCCGATGACCAAGCACTAAGAGATCTCTCCCTTTGGACTATGGGTTCTCTAGCGGGAGCCAATTTTTCCGGTGTCACTTTCGCATGCGCAGTTTTACTGATTCTAGGGGTGTTATTTTATCGCGATGCCGCCAATTTAAACGCGCTGTTATTAGGGGAAGCGGAAGCCAGCCATTTGGGCATTGAGGTACAAAAACTAAAGCGTCGCTTAATTTTATTAACCGCAGCTGGCGTTGGTGTCACCGTATCCCTAGCTGGCATGATAGGTTTTATCGGTCTCATCGTGCCACACCTAGGGCGAATGATAGCAGGCCCTAATCACAAAGTGTTGCTCCCCCTTTCTACTGTGTTAGGGGCATTACTGCTGCTTATCTCTGACATGCTTTCTCGAGTGTTAGTGGCTCCACTAGAAATACCCGTAGGTATTATCACCGCCGTACTTGGAGCACCTTTCTTCCTTTGGCTACTTATTTCTCAAAAAGGTCGTATCTAA
- a CDS encoding heme/hemin ABC transporter substrate-binding protein has product MKKLLLLINCTLFAFSAFAQQNTEPNRIISVGSSITELVYALGAEDQLVAIDVTSKHFDPANALPQVGYHRQLSAEGLMAQNPTHVIGSHEMGPDSTLQLLKSAGIQVVTVSSGDSEQDLAARIDTIAQITATQAKATQLKQQLHQQIEHLTQLTNTTHPKAIFAMLSKGRPATIAGSNTTIDKIIQLAGAQNPANKDFSSYKSMSFEAIVDIQPHYILVAQRTWDALGGQQGIIKAFPLLAATPAAAQNNIIPIPGSAIIGGFGIESVQLSQSLHQTFENP; this is encoded by the coding sequence ATGAAAAAACTACTCCTACTTATCAACTGTACCCTATTCGCCTTTTCAGCATTCGCGCAGCAAAACACTGAGCCCAATCGCATTATCAGTGTCGGTTCCAGTATCACTGAGTTGGTATACGCTCTTGGAGCAGAAGATCAACTTGTGGCCATTGATGTCACCAGTAAACACTTTGATCCTGCTAACGCCTTACCTCAAGTGGGTTATCACCGTCAATTGTCAGCGGAAGGCTTAATGGCGCAAAACCCGACTCATGTAATTGGTTCTCACGAAATGGGCCCTGACTCCACTTTGCAATTGCTAAAATCGGCGGGCATCCAAGTGGTCACCGTTTCATCAGGTGATAGTGAACAAGATTTAGCAGCAAGAATTGACACTATCGCCCAAATCACCGCAACACAGGCCAAGGCAACACAGCTAAAACAGCAGCTCCACCAGCAAATTGAGCACCTTACTCAACTCACAAATACCACGCATCCCAAAGCTATTTTTGCGATGCTAAGTAAAGGCCGCCCCGCAACAATTGCTGGCTCTAACACCACTATTGATAAAATCATTCAACTGGCAGGGGCACAAAACCCCGCCAATAAAGACTTTAGCTCCTATAAATCCATGTCGTTTGAAGCGATTGTAGATATTCAACCTCACTATATTTTAGTGGCCCAACGTACTTGGGATGCCCTTGGTGGTCAGCAAGGTATTATTAAGGCGTTCCCGTTATTAGCGGCCACGCCTGCGGCGGCACAAAATAACATCATCCCAATCCCTGGAAGTGCCATTATTGGTGGGTTTGGTATTGAAAGCGTGCAATTAAGCCAGTCACTTCATCAAACCTTTGAGAACCCGTAA
- a CDS encoding ExbD/TolR family protein has translation MIKSQSSLFEEEFTPDLTPLLDIIFIVMVFLLLTANITIKTMDVAIPQTEDTQVLNEQDSAVITINILAAEPKWAIDGKSFEHWQAFTDALLTQVNTVPKQEIIIAADKSADVESMLKVLAWLQQHKIEATNIVMEESQS, from the coding sequence ATGATCAAGTCCCAATCCAGTCTATTTGAAGAGGAGTTTACTCCTGATCTCACCCCTTTATTAGACATCATTTTTATCGTGATGGTATTCCTGTTATTGACCGCTAACATCACGATAAAAACGATGGATGTGGCGATTCCGCAAACAGAGGATACACAAGTATTAAACGAGCAAGACAGCGCTGTCATTACCATAAATATTCTTGCTGCAGAGCCTAAATGGGCCATAGATGGCAAGAGTTTTGAGCACTGGCAAGCCTTTACCGATGCCTTACTCACTCAAGTAAACACAGTACCTAAGCAAGAGATTATTATCGCAGCCGATAAATCCGCCGATGTAGAGTCCATGCTTAAAGTTCTAGCATGGCTACAACAACACAAAATAGAAGCGACGAATATCGTCATGGAAGAGAGCCAATCATGA
- a CDS encoding MotA/TolQ/ExbB proton channel family protein — protein sequence MHTLITLHSQLGMMTLPLTVLSALTVMLIIERTLYMLINGRTHTKQILSKVHYINFSDSAQVELFIERDLQGKTIIYQAMRMLLGHRSFTKELREEAVSIWLFKKRQQYKSGIRVLAIIGVISPLIGLLGTVLGLIDMFKGLAHTSGSISPAVLADGLGLAMSTTAVGLLIALPAITGAQLLSMWVEKTLAKIEYTLNHSNLHIEGISIECPEDSKSCKDTTLLPEEVA from the coding sequence ATGCACACCTTGATTACGCTTCATAGCCAACTCGGAATGATGACCTTACCGCTAACTGTTCTTTCAGCGCTCACCGTTATGCTCATTATTGAACGCACCTTATATATGTTGATTAATGGACGCACACACACCAAGCAAATATTGTCGAAAGTGCACTACATCAATTTTTCTGATTCGGCTCAAGTTGAGCTCTTTATTGAACGCGATCTGCAAGGAAAAACCATCATCTATCAAGCGATGCGCATGCTGTTAGGCCATCGTAGTTTTACAAAAGAATTACGTGAAGAAGCGGTGAGTATTTGGTTGTTTAAAAAACGCCAACAATATAAATCCGGCATTCGAGTACTTGCCATTATCGGTGTTATCAGCCCGTTAATCGGCTTATTAGGCACGGTATTAGGCCTGATTGATATGTTTAAAGGTCTTGCCCACACCTCCGGTTCTATTTCTCCTGCGGTATTGGCCGATGGCCTTGGTTTAGCGATGTCCACTACCGCGGTCGGGTTGCTTATTGCCCTGCCAGCGATTACCGGAGCACAGTTGTTAAGTATGTGGGTAGAAAAGACATTAGCAAAAATTGAATACACGCTTAACCACAGCAACCTACACATAGAAGGGATCTCTATTGAGTGCCCAGAGGACTCCAAATCATGTAAAGACACCACTTTATTACCTGAGGAAGTCGCATGA
- a CDS encoding energy transducer TonB — MDLTTVKQYRYLVAGGISLLIHGVALSFTPAKQSISMASSEQGQAVSITFVSRPQPVKTVSETPPTKQPKALTAPVVQKVTPLKQTKPVVTKPAVSPVAKVKSTVTPKKVTPIKKPVAKPVAKPEPVTPTAKKIETPKLTPHKAKQKSQPPTTKPVETKRVETKPMQTTQTKAPLTADKPQRHTSANAASASKPKLVTTPTFSAKPTAVGYPRLAQRRGLQGSTLIEIWINTEGKQIKQSIVSSSGHKILDDAAMKSVSEWQFQRHNEQGQRIAYRVQVPINFKLQ; from the coding sequence ATGGATTTAACCACAGTGAAACAGTATCGATATTTAGTCGCCGGTGGTATTTCTCTTCTGATCCACGGGGTCGCACTCTCTTTTACACCAGCAAAGCAATCCATTTCTATGGCGAGCAGTGAACAAGGACAAGCGGTAAGTATTACCTTTGTCTCACGACCTCAACCCGTCAAAACTGTGAGCGAGACGCCACCAACAAAGCAACCTAAAGCACTAACTGCGCCTGTGGTGCAAAAAGTCACACCTTTAAAGCAAACCAAGCCAGTTGTCACTAAGCCTGCTGTGTCACCCGTGGCCAAAGTAAAGAGTACCGTCACACCCAAAAAAGTGACTCCCATTAAAAAACCCGTTGCAAAACCTGTTGCAAAACCTGAACCAGTAACACCTACAGCAAAAAAAATAGAGACACCCAAGTTAACTCCGCACAAGGCTAAACAAAAATCCCAGCCACCGACAACTAAACCGGTGGAAACTAAACGGGTAGAAACAAAGCCAATGCAAACAACGCAGACAAAAGCGCCTTTAACGGCAGATAAACCCCAGCGTCACACAAGTGCCAATGCCGCCAGCGCCAGCAAACCTAAACTCGTCACCACGCCGACTTTTTCGGCCAAACCTACAGCAGTGGGCTACCCAAGGCTCGCGCAACGACGTGGCTTGCAGGGCAGTACATTAATTGAGATTTGGATAAATACAGAGGGCAAGCAAATCAAACAAAGCATTGTTTCATCGTCTGGACATAAGATTTTAGATGATGCCGCAATGAAATCCGTATCCGAATGGCAATTTCAACGCCACAACGAACAAGGACAACGCATCGCCTATCGGGTGCAAGTTCCCATTAACTTTAAACTTCAATAA
- the hutW gene encoding heme anaerobic degradation radical SAM methyltransferase ChuW/HutW: MNLELNNTEITGKHTPDPLRFAFNKKKGPHAGGMAKPVPHEHTQSTLSTAYSAKGEKGPRCLYIHIPFCRVRCTYCNFFQYASSSQLIDRYFDALKKELLWKASLPWTQAYPFQAVYIGGGTPTDLTAKQIQQLGKMIHDHFPLTPDCEITLEGRINRFDDQKFESALAGGINRFSFGVQSFDSKVRRSAKRLNDGDEVLQRLQHFVSYDSAPIVIDLLYGLPHQTLDVWAEDLNLYLESGAHGVDLYQLIEMQNLPMERLVKQGKLPFPANTQVKAQMYKMGVEFMAQHHQRRLSVNHWSSDNRERSIYNSLAKTCAQVLPLGAGAGGTVNGISTMQYRDMDKYIEAGSNNQFAAAMAFFSAPNAALINGIKAAFDRGVLSATALPQGVFEQLRPLFDIWQRNGLVDVQQGYLSLTLAGQFWSVTLAQNLIWLMSNNLVSEHHVPDEQVVIHNNKTHTAA, from the coding sequence ATGAACCTTGAATTAAACAATACAGAGATAACGGGCAAGCATACTCCAGACCCACTGCGCTTCGCTTTTAACAAGAAAAAAGGGCCTCATGCAGGGGGTATGGCAAAGCCAGTGCCACATGAACACACTCAATCTACCCTTAGCACAGCATACTCAGCGAAAGGGGAAAAAGGTCCTCGTTGTCTTTATATACACATACCCTTTTGCCGCGTGCGTTGTACTTATTGTAACTTTTTCCAGTACGCTTCTAGTTCGCAACTCATTGACCGCTATTTTGATGCGCTGAAAAAAGAGTTGTTATGGAAAGCCTCTCTGCCTTGGACACAAGCATATCCTTTTCAAGCGGTGTATATCGGTGGTGGGACACCCACAGATTTAACCGCTAAGCAAATACAGCAACTAGGTAAGATGATTCATGATCATTTCCCGTTAACTCCTGATTGTGAAATTACTTTAGAGGGGCGTATCAATCGTTTTGATGACCAAAAATTTGAGTCAGCCTTAGCCGGGGGAATTAATCGCTTTTCGTTTGGTGTTCAAAGCTTTGATAGCAAAGTGCGCCGTAGCGCAAAACGCTTGAATGACGGTGACGAAGTATTACAAAGATTACAGCACTTTGTGAGTTATGACAGTGCCCCCATTGTCATCGATCTACTGTACGGATTACCTCATCAAACATTAGATGTTTGGGCTGAAGATTTGAATTTGTATCTGGAAAGTGGCGCTCATGGCGTGGATCTTTATCAGCTTATAGAGATGCAAAACTTACCAATGGAACGTTTAGTCAAGCAAGGGAAATTACCCTTTCCTGCCAATACTCAAGTTAAAGCTCAAATGTACAAAATGGGCGTTGAATTTATGGCACAGCACCATCAACGACGCCTCAGTGTTAACCACTGGAGTTCGGATAACCGTGAGCGCTCTATTTATAACAGCTTGGCAAAAACTTGCGCACAAGTACTGCCTCTTGGGGCAGGAGCGGGGGGGACGGTGAACGGCATTAGCACTATGCAATATCGTGATATGGATAAGTACATCGAAGCGGGTAGCAACAATCAATTTGCCGCAGCAATGGCCTTTTTCAGTGCACCGAATGCTGCTCTTATCAATGGAATTAAAGCCGCTTTTGATCGTGGCGTATTGAGTGCTACCGCCTTGCCTCAAGGGGTGTTTGAACAATTGCGTCCACTGTTTGATATTTGGCAAAGAAATGGCTTGGTTGATGTCCAACAAGGCTATTTATCTTTAACGCTCGCAGGTCAGTTTTGGTCAGTCACGTTAGCGCAAAACCTCATTTGGTTGATGTCTAATAACCTTGTATCTGAGCATCATGTACCTGATGAACAAGTAGTAATACACAATAATAAAACCCACACAGCGGCATAA
- the hutX gene encoding heme utilization cystosolic carrier protein HutX produces MYTKLTKQQVLEAVANIMESDSSVPVSQMAVDLNVTEGEITFVLPSTMVTVIAGEQAQSILEALPTWGKVTTIVHSFGSIFEYKAPFPKGKVAHGYYNLMGREGELHGHLRLDLIEHIAVVSKPFHKMESHYVGFFDASGECVFKVYLGRDKKRQLFPEQLEKLAQLKKEFA; encoded by the coding sequence ATGTATACAAAGTTAACGAAACAGCAGGTATTGGAAGCGGTAGCAAACATTATGGAAAGTGATAGCTCTGTTCCTGTATCACAAATGGCAGTGGATCTGAATGTAACCGAAGGTGAAATTACTTTTGTGTTGCCATCTACAATGGTGACGGTTATTGCTGGAGAGCAAGCTCAATCGATACTTGAAGCTTTACCTACATGGGGAAAAGTGACCACAATAGTTCACTCTTTTGGTTCAATCTTTGAATATAAAGCGCCGTTTCCTAAGGGCAAAGTCGCCCATGGTTATTACAACTTAATGGGGCGTGAAGGTGAGCTTCATGGACATTTACGTTTGGATCTAATTGAACACATTGCCGTGGTGTCTAAACCGTTTCATAAAATGGAAAGCCACTATGTTGGTTTTTTTGATGCCTCTGGTGAGTGTGTGTTTAAAGTTTACTTAGGCCGTGATAAAAAACGTCAGCTTTTCCCTGAACAACTTGAAAAACTAGCACAACTTAAAAAGGAATTTGCATAA
- the hutZ gene encoding heme utilization protein HutZ, translating to MSAENMDNDNRAEVKQQRLQGRLGPEVQAFRDACQSLQLATITKEGLPHVSYTPFAFDQAGYYILVSDLAVHGQNLKLNKNVSIMMVEDEGDAKSIHARKRLTFDTTAEHIAKESDQGAAGVAALFARFGDMVKNLAQLGDFHLYKLTPSNGRYVKGFGQAFNVSGNDLVDFLHLSEGHVQDEKSRHSELTSQ from the coding sequence ATGAGTGCTGAAAATATGGACAATGACAACCGCGCAGAAGTAAAGCAACAGCGTCTACAGGGGCGCTTAGGGCCAGAGGTTCAAGCGTTTCGTGATGCGTGCCAAAGCTTGCAACTGGCTACTATAACCAAAGAGGGACTACCTCATGTAAGTTATACCCCTTTTGCTTTTGACCAGGCGGGTTATTACATCTTGGTCAGTGATCTTGCCGTGCATGGACAGAACCTGAAACTGAACAAGAATGTCTCCATCATGATGGTGGAAGATGAAGGGGATGCGAAGAGTATTCACGCGCGCAAACGTTTGACCTTTGATACCACAGCCGAACACATTGCAAAAGAATCGGACCAAGGGGCGGCGGGTGTCGCCGCGTTATTTGCACGCTTTGGTGATATGGTTAAAAACTTGGCGCAGTTGGGCGATTTTCATCTCTATAAACTGACCCCGAGCAATGGACGTTATGTGAAAGGCTTTGGCCAAGCGTTTAATGTATCAGGTAATGATTTAGTGGACTTCTTGCACTTGTCTGAAGGTCATGTACAAGACGAGAAGTCGCGCCATTCAGAGCTCACATCACAGTAA